AAATGACAAAAGAGATTCTGGAAAAGGCGAACGCCGATGAATTACTGTTCGGTAAGGATTTAGTCGAGAATATAAAATCGGCCAAAGCAGCTGACAAAGTAGTATCAGTGGCTAAAACACCGACTCAAGCCTTAAACAATCAAggcaaatttttaaactcatCTCGCCCGGTGGGACGCAGGCCCGGTCACTACCAACAGGGCAATTGGAGCCAAGCTCGACGTCGCCTGCCATTCCGGCCCAACCAGAGATTTCAGGCCAGGCAGAACCAGCATCCTCCGAAGAACGCAGGTCCTTCGACGAAGACCTACAAACCCAAACCCCAATAAACACCGTAAGTAAGGTAGCGGGACGCTTGAAGCATTTTTACAGGGCTTGGAAGGAAATAACGGATAATGAGTTTGTATTAGGTTGCATTAAGGGGTATAAAATAGCTTTTAATCGTCAGGTAGTTCAGGCGCGCGAAGCTAAGGTATCCATTGAAGACCACGAGGTGTTGAGGTTTGAGAAGGCAATTAAAAGATTGCTGGATAAAGGTGCGATTGAAGAATGTCAATCGGAAGAAGGACAATTTCTATCATCTTATTTCTTGGTACCTAAGAAAGATGGTTCAGATAGATTTATCTTTAATCTTAAAAGATTGAACGAGTTCATAGATACTTCTCATTTTAAGATGGAAGATCTAAGAACAGCTCGTGGCTTAGTATTAGCAAATGTCTATTTTGCGACCCTGGATATGGAAGACGCGTATTATCTAGTAGCAGTTCATCCGATAAGTAGGAAATACCTAAGATTTATATTTGAAggcaaaatttatcaatttacatGTCTAGTTTTTGGGCTTTGTACTAGTCCGTATGCTTTTACGAAAATTCTAAAACCAGTAGTCAAATTGCTTAGATTGAGAGGCTTTAAGTCGGTGATTTATCTAGATGACATTCTATGTATTGAGAACTCCCCAGAGAAATGTTCAGAGAATGTAACCGCCACAGTCGATCTTTTAGAGTCTTTAGGgctcttaataaataaaaataaaagcaggTTAACTCCAGAGACCAGATGTGAATTTTTGGGTTTCACCATAGACTCCGTGAAACTATCAGTAGAACTGACTAGTGATAAAAAAGCTCGCCTGAGCAAGTTAATAAGTACATTTACGACAGGTCAAAGCCACTCAATTAGAGAGCTATCAGAGCTAATAGGGAAATTAGTCGCTGCGTGTCCGGGAGTAGACTACGGTTGGCTATATTTGCGGCCTTTAGAAGgctttaaaattcttagtctAGGGAAAAATCTTTTTGATTACGAAGCGACGGTGGTAGTACCAGATAGATTAGTGCCAGATCTTTTATGGTGGCAAGAAAATGTCCAACTAGGGAAAAGCAAAATTAAATCTGTAGATTTCAGTAAAACCATCTTTACGGACGCTTCGAATTCAGGTTGGGGCGCGACTGATGGTCAGAATAGTATACATGGTTTCTGGGACGAGAAACAGAAAGAATGGCACATTAATTACAAGGAATTATTCGTAGTAAAATTAGCTCTTGAGTCATTAGGAGCAGAAGTGACTGGAAAACAGATCCTTTTGAGAATAGACAATACGACGGCGATAGCCTATGTTAATAAAATGGGTGGGACTAAACACCCGGAGTTTAATAAACTGACACGCAAAATCTGGCAATGGGCGGAAGtgaaagataattttttatttgcttcGTACATACCGTCTGAAGAAAATGTAGAAGCTGACGGTCTATCAAGGTTAGCTAACGACGATACGGAATGGGAGCTGGCTAGTTACGCATTTGAGAAAATCGTAGCCAGGTTCGGGGCTCCAGCCTTGGATCTCTTTGCAACAAGGGCTAATAAAAAGTGCGCTAACTTCTGCTCACGTTTTTCGGACGCGAGCGCTTCGGAGATAGATGCGTTCACAATCAGCTGGAGAAGTATAGATTTCTACGCTTTTCCACCTTTTGCTCTGATACTCAGAGtccttaataaaattaaactggAAAAATCTTCGGGTATAGTGATCGTACCTAATTGGCCAAACCAAGCTTGGTATCCGTTTTTCCTCGAGCTTCTGGTAGAAGAGCCAATATACCTGAGACCAAATAATAATCTATTGTTGTCTCCTTGTAGGACAAAGCAGCATCCCAGGGCAGCATCGCTAGAACTGATTGCAGGACGATTATCCGGCAagcctttattaaaaaaggctCGCCAGAGGAGTCAGCAGACATCATGCTAGCATCACTGGCTGACTCTACACTAAAACAATATCTGTCAGCGCTCCAGCAATGGAGCGAATTTTGCACAAGGAAAGAGCTGGACCTTTTGGAGCCGGACAGTCATGGTTTGCTTCGTTTCCTCACAGAGAAGCAGAAAAAAGGAGCCTCATACTCAGGACTAAACACTCTGAGATCTGCGGTTTCTCTCATAGCAGGAGTTAAGATTGGGGCAGATCCACTGGTATCGAGACTGATGAAAGGGGCATTCAGGTTAAAACCATCAACACCAAAATATACAACTACGTGGGACGTCACGAAAGTGCTCGAGCATCTGGCTAAAGATTATCCTTTAGAAAACTTATCCTTGACGAAGCTGTCTCAAAGATTAGTAACGCTACTAGCTTTGTGCACCGCTCATCGAGCGCAGACATTAGCAAGCATTGAAGTGAAGAACATAACAGTCCGAGAGAATGCATTAGAGATCAAGATCTCAAAACTAATAAAGAATTCGGGACCAGGGCGAGCACAACCATTACTGGTAGTACCTTTCTTTAAAGAGAAACCGGAATTATGCGTAGCTACGACCCTAAACTTTTACGTGAAAAATACCAAAACAGCAAGAGGAAAGCTGGAAAGCCTTTTTATTTCAACTGTTAAGCCTTACAAGGCCATTACCAGTCAAACTATTAGCAGGTGGATTAAATCAGTCCTGACAGAGAGTGGAATAGACACTACAGTTTTTTCGGGACATTCTACTCGATATGCGGCAACCTCAGCGGCTTATATCAAAGGTAtcaatttggagtcgataagAAAGACTGCAGGTTGGTCTAAAGGATCAGAGATGTTCGCTAGGGTCTACAATAGGCCAATATCGGCAGAAAATCAAAGTTTTGCAAGAGCTGTGTTAGGTTAAGTAATATAAACACTCTGTATGAAAAAGCCTAAGCAATAAATTTCatactaatattaaaaaaaaaaaaaaaaaaaaaaaaatttggccaAGTCTCTAAACCGCTACAtggttataaaattattaatattactattaatcTCGAGAACGAGGCTCGTAGTATAATTGAACGATTAAACGAGCACGCCGAAGGCGTGCGAAGTTTGATCGTAATTATACTATGAGTCTCGTTCGAAGAGATTAAGGTCCCACCCTCAAAGAAGATCTTTGAAGTCCCGACCCCTGGATATAAAGAAGGCTTGTCCAAATTTTAACCTTTAAGGTAAGTTTATCTCTAAAATATGAAGAACAGAGGGAGTAACCGAGGTAGGTGAACCGATGATTTTAGTTTTCTCTAAATAAGTTGTGCACTCTAGTGACCAAAAAGACAACTACAtggttataaaattattaatattactattaatcTCTTCGTACGAGGCTCGTAGTATAATTACGATCAAACTTCGCACGCCTTCGGGTGCTCGTTTAATCgttcaattttttcacttaCCACATTGGATCCATGGCTCCACAGATTCAGAATACAATTgttcgtaaaaaataaaagtcatTAACAGTcgtgtttaatagatttttttctcatatttataactgcaattttctcgattttttttaatttttaaaattttgaaacgttAATGGGGCAAAAAAACTTCCGATTCAAATTTAGTAGAACAAAAtccataaaaatcatactcaatcggaatcaaaaacatttttttcatcttgataatttcgatttttcataatttattgcaatttttttctgttttttgaaatttttcaaattttgacggcTCAACGGGCTAATTAACGTTCAGCTTCATATTTAGTGGATTGAAAtgcataaaaatcatactcaatccgggtccacaaaaattttttaatcactgtgactgtgactgcagttttttaccttttttttgggtttttttgcattttattcAAATCTGGAGGGTGACCGGACCGAACGgacttcaaatttggattCAGCGGGTCGAAATACATGTTCGTAGGTGGATCCGGTCAAAAATACAAACATGATGCGTGTGCATGCGTACAGACATTTAAAGAATGAGCATGCGCA
This genomic interval from Cotesia glomerata isolate CgM1 linkage group LG1, MPM_Cglom_v2.3, whole genome shotgun sequence contains the following:
- the LOC123272770 gene encoding uncharacterized protein LOC123272770, yielding MERTRVNNTSKRKGKSSIETVVKKLKQSKDNPEETLTPPANETIDNEGDLHDDDGSTDESQTDDQLKNKETSDAEKGKENEKSEEEKELFLTDEMKDILGEDPSEEKGLRLELHPKIKNRLKFWAEKGLSSEDRDKLLTKYKRTEDFEAPKINLPIESKLSVSAKKRDTFRVLTQNSIGSALMAVGSIASTLFTETEALDVDDAFEKLFEATKILADAFHQQSLSRKATIRSSFDKMTKEILEKANADELLFGKDLVENIKSAKAADKARSLPTGQLEPSSTSPAIPAQPEISGQAEPASSEERRSFDEDLQTQTPINTVSKVAGRLKHFYRAWKEITDNEFVLGCIKGYKIAFNRQVVQAREAKVSIEDHEVLRFEKAIKRLLDKGAIEECQSEEGQFLSSYFLVPKKDGSDRFIFNLKRLNEFIDTSHFKMEDLRTARGLVLANVYFATLDMEDAYYLVAVHPISRKYLRFIFEGKIYQFTCLVFGLCTSPYAFTKILKPVVKLLRLRGFKSVIYLDDILCIENSPEKCSENVTATVDLLESLGLLINKNKSRLTPETRCEFLGFTIDSVKLSVELTSDKKARLSKLISTFTTGQSHSIRELSELIGKLVAACPGVDYGWLYLRPLEGFKILSLGKNLFDYEATVVVPDRLVPDLLWWQENVQLGKSKIKSVDFSKTIFTDASNSGWGATDGQNSIHGFWDEKQKEWHINYKELFVVKLALESLGAEVTGKQILLRIDNTTAIAYVNKMGGTKHPEFNKLTRKIWQWAEVKDNFLFASYIPSEENVEADGLSRLANDDTEWELASYAFEKIVARFGAPALDLFATRANKKCANFCSRFSDASASEIDAFTISWRSIDFYAFPPFALILRVLNKIKLEKSSGIVIVPNWPNQAWYPFFLELLDKAASQGSIARTDCRTIIRQAFIKKGSPEESADIMLASLADSTLKQYLSALQQWSEFCTRKELDLLEPDSHGLLRFLTEKQKKGASYSGLNTLRSAVSLIAGVKIGADPLVSRLMKGAFRLKPSTPKYTTTWDVTKVLEHLAKDYPLENLSLTKLSQRLVTLLALCTAHRAQTLASIEVKNITVRENALEIKISKLIKNSGPGRAQPLLVVPFFKEKPELCVATTLNFYVKNTKTARGKLESLFISTVKPYKAITSQTISRWIKSVLTESGIDTTVFSGHSTRYAATSAAYIKGINLESIRKTAGWSKGSEMFARVYNRPISAENQSFARAVLG